The Flavobacterium johnsoniae genomic sequence GAAGAACAGCGGCTTTATTTTTTAAGAATATCACAACTCTTTTCTATCTTTAATGTTTTAATTTTGAAAAAAAGAAATTTCTAAATGAGCATAAATTCAAAAGACCTAATCTCAGTTATAAATGCCAAATTTATTGGCTCAAAAGAAGCTGTTTTAATTGATCATATTTCAATTGACAGCCGTTCGCTGCAAAACGGATCGCAAACTTTATTTTTTGCTTTGTCTGGCGTAAACAACGATGCTCATTTATTTATTCCTGATTTAATCGAAAAAGGGGTTCAGAATTTTGTGGTGCAATATATTCCAGAAAATTGTACTGAAAAAGCTAATTTTTTGGTTGTAGAAAACACCTTAAATGCACTTCAGGAATTTGCAGGATATTATAGAAATCTTTTTCATTTTCCAATTATCGGCTTAACAGGAAGTAACGGAAAAACGATTGTAAAAGAATGGCTTAACTTTTTGCTGAGCCCAGATTACAATATAGTTAGAAGTCCAAAAAGCTATAATTCTCAAGTTGGGGTTCCGCTTTCTGTGATTTCAATTAATGAAAATCACAATTTAGGAATTTTTGAAGCCGGAATTTCTACGGTAAACGAAATGGCTAAATTGGAGAAAATCATCAAACCCAATATCGGAATTTTAACCAGCATTGGTTCGGCGCACGATGAAGGTTTTTTAAATTTAGTTCAGAAGATTGATGAAAAACTGCTTTTGTTCAAAGACTGTCCAATTATTATTTATCAAAAAAATGAAGTTGTAGATTCTTGTTTGACTCAATTTGTAGCAGAATATATGACTCATCCGCGAAAACTTTTTTCATGGAGTTTTACAGATAAAAGTGCAGATGTTTTTGTTCAGAAAAAAGAAATCAAAAACGATCATACACAAATTGAATACCGATACAAAAAGGAAAATTTCAATTTAGAAATTCCATTTAGCGATTCTGCTTCGGTAGAAAATGCGATTTCTTGTTTATTGGTTTTACTTCATTTTAATTACGATCAAACTACGATTCAGAATAGAATCGAAATGCTGTATCCCGTTCAAATGCGTTTGGAAGTAAAAAACGGAATTAACAATTGCAGTATTATTGATGATAGTTACAGTTCTGATTTTCAGTCTTTAAAAATCGCTTTGGATTTTTTAGAAAGCCAAAAGAAGAACGCGTCTAAAACCGTTATTTTGTCGGATATTTTTCAAAGTGGTTTTTCTAACGAAGAACTTTATTCGAAAGTAGCCGATTTAATTGCTTCTAATAAAATAAATCGCGTCATCGGAATTGGAGAAACTATTAGTGCTTTCGCGGATAAATTTTCAAACATTATTATTTTTCCAACTAAAAATGAATTTATTGATGCCATTGAAAGTTTAAATTTTCACAATGAAACTATTTTGGTAAAAGGCGCAAGATCTTTTCATTTTGAAGAAATTGTGTCGCTTCTGGAAGAGAAAACGCATGAAACAGTTCTCGAAATTAATCTGGATGCCATTAGTCATAACTTCAATTATTTCAAGTCAAAACTGGCTCCAAACGTCAAAATGATGGTCATGGTAAAAGCTTTTGGTTACGGAAACGGAGGTTTGGAGATTGCCAAATTATTAGAACATCATAAAGTAGATTATTTAGGTGTCGCTTTCGCGGATGAAGGAATTTCGTTGAAAAATGGCGGAATAAAATTGCCAATAATGGTTTTAAATCCAGAATCGACAAGTTTTCCATCTATCATTCAATATCAATTAGAACCTGAAATTTACAGTATAAAAGGTTTAAATGCCTTTTTGAAAATTGCTCGTGAAAAGAATCTGAAAGATTTTCCAATTCATATTAAAATTGATACCGGAATGCATCGTTTAGGTTTTGAAGAAAATACGCTTCAAGAATTAATTAATACTTTAAAAGGAAATTCGACCGTTCGAGTTCAAAGTGTACTTTCGCATTTAGCAACCAGCGACGATCCAAAACATTATGATTTTGTCAATCAGCAAATTGCTTTGTTTGAAAAATTATCTTCAAGATTGATTTCAGAATTGAATATCAATCCAATTCGCCATATTTTAAATACATCTGGAATCAGCAATTTTCCAAAGGCACAATATAATATGGTACGTTTAGGAATTGGTTTATACGGAGTTTCCAACGATTCATCAGAACAAAAATATTTGGAAAATGTTGGAACTTTAAAGTCGATTATTTCTCAAGTTAGAACGATTCCCGCGGGCGATAGCGTGGGTTACGGACGCCGTTTTATGGCAGAAAAAGAAACTAAAATTGCCACAATTCCAATTGGTTATGCTGACGGAATTGCAAGGTTATGGGGAAATGAAGTCGGTTTTGTAGTAATAAAAAATCAAAAAGCCAAAATTGTCGGAAGTGTTTGTATGGATATGCTGATGGTAAACGTGACAGAAATAGATTGTAAAGAAGGCGATTCTGTAATTATTTTCGGCGAAAGCCCAACCGTTATTGAGATGGCTGAGGCTTTAAAAACAATTCCGTATGAGATAATGACCAGTATTTCGCAGCGTGTAAAACGTGTATTTTTTAGATAATTTTAAGAATTTCAAATAAAATTACGTATTTTCGAGATTCATTTAATATTCAACTAAACAGATCAAATATGGGATTTTTTTCAGAATTTAAGGCATTTGCAATGAAAGGCAACGTGGTTGACCTTGCTGTTGCAGTAATTATTGGAGCTGCTTTTGGTAAAATTGTTAGTTCATTTATTGAAGACGTAATCACACCATTAGTGTTAAAACCAGCGCTAGATGCGGCTCATTTATCGAGAATAGAAGATTTAACAGCTTTTGGCGGCGTAAAGTACGGATTGTTTCTATCAGCCGTTATCAACTTTTTAATTGTAGCCTTTGTTTTGTTTTTGATTATCAAAGGAATTAATAGTCTTAAAAAGAAAGAAGAACCAGCACCAAACCAACCTGCAGCACCAACTCAGGAAGAATTGCTTACACAAATTAGAGATTTGTTGAAAAACAAACAATAAGATATAATACCGCTACACTAAGTCTAACTTAACCGCCTTCTAAAGAGGCGGTTTTTTTACAAAATGTTTATTTTGTAACATTTTGTTATTTTTTGTGAATCACCTTGCAGAGACTTTTATATTACTTACTTTTGCAGTACAAATTAGATTAATTGATTTATTTAAACATATAAAAATGAGAATTGCAGTTGTAGGAGCTACCGGAATGGTTGGCGAAGTAATGCTTAAAGTTTTAGCGGAAAGAAATTTTCCTGTTACAGAATTAATTCCTGTTGCGTCTGAAAGATCAGTAGGAAAAGAAATTGAATATAAAGGAACAAAATATAAAGTAGTTGGTTTACAAACAGCAGTTGATATGAAAGCTGATATTGCAGTTTTCTCAGCTGGTGGAGATACTTCGTTAGAATGGGCACCAAAATTTGCTGCTGCTGGAACAACCGTTATTGACAACTCTTCTGCATGGAGAATGGATCCGACTAAAAAATTAGTAGTTCCAGAAATCAATGCTTCTGTTTTAACTAAAGAAGATAAAATTATTGCAAATCCAAACTGTTCTACAATTCAGATGGTTTTGGCTTTGGCTCCTTTGCACAAAAAATACAATATTAAAAGAATTATCGTTTCTACGTACCAATCTATCACTGGAACTGGTGTAAAAGCGGTAAAACAATTAGAAAACGAATACGCTGGAGTTCAAGGTGAAATGGCATACAAATATCCAATTCACAGAAATGCAATTCCACATTGCGATAGTTTCGAAGAAAACGGATACACTAAAGAAGAAATGAAATTAGTTCGCGAAACTCAAAAAATTCTTGGTGATAACACGATTAGAGTTACAGCTACTGCAGTTCGTGTGCCAGTTGTAGGCGGACATAGCGAAGCAGTAAACGTTGAGTTTACAAATGATTTTGAAGTAAATGAAGTTCGTGAAATCCTTCACAATACAGATGGAGTAGTGGTACAAGATAATTTAGATACGTTTACTTATCCAATGCCATTATATGCAGAAGGTAAAAATGATGTTTTTGTTGGAAGAATCCGTCGTGACGAAAGCCAACCAAATACATTAAACATGTGGATTGTTGCTGATAACTTAAGAAAAGGTGCTGCAACAAACACAATCCAAATTGCTGAATATTTAATTCAAGCTGGTTTGGTGTAAGTTGAGAGATTAAAGAAAATTGTTATAAAGAGAAAACCGTAATTGCAGTGATGTAATTACGGTTTTTTTATTGGAATAAATTATTTTTTCATCGACTCTTTTGCGCATTCCATTGCAATTTTAGTTAGAATCGCTTCATTTTCAGTTTTTTCGACATCATTAGGTAAAATGTTTTGCTTTTTTATCTTCTCCGTCATACAGTTAACCATTTCCGTAGCTTCCTGGTCAGAAACTTTATCTTCACCACTTGTCATTTCTTCTTTTGCAAGTTTTTTGAATTCAGCTTCTACTTCTGGTGTCCATTCATTTTTATTGCATGAAAATAATGCGAATGCGACAACTGCAATACTAATGTAATTTAGAATTTTTTTCATTTTAAAATATTTTTGATTGGCTGAGGAATAAACGAACTGTTTATATCCTCAAATTTTTGCAAAAATATTTGTAATAGATGTTTTGTATAGCCGCTAAAAGGTTTTTGAATAATAAAATAGGGTATTTAAAATGACTTAATATGATAGTTTTAAGACTTGTGAAGGTAGTTTGTTTTTTAACGTGAAATTATTTTTGTGTTTCAAAATATTATTGATGGAACTGAACTACAGCTTAACAGAAAACGATTATTTACAACAGCAATTATATTTAGCATCAAAAAGTGAACAAATAAAAAAACAGAGGAGAATAACAAAAACGTTCGTAATCTTAGTATTGGTAATTTTAGGTTTTTTTCTTTATGTGAATGAAAATTTACTTGAAGCGTATTGCTGTGGAGTTACTGCTGTAATCTATTTTTTTCTTTTCCCATTTTATCAGAAGAAATTTTATCAAAGAGTTTTTAAAAAATATGTCATTGAGAATTTTAAAAATAGAATAGGAATCGTGACAAAAATAAAATTTAAAGAAGATGTATTAGAAGTTTTCAATGAAGGAATCGGAAAATCGGAATTCAATTTTTCTGTGCTAAAGAATATAAGCGAAATCAAAGATTATTTTTTTATTGCTTTCAAAACAGGAGAAAGTTTTATGATTCCGAAATTACAAATTGGAAATATCGAAGAATTGCGTTGCAAATTAAAATCAATTGCAGAAAATTTGAAAATAGATTTTATTTCTGAGCTAGATTGGAAGTGGAAATAAGTCATAAAAAAAAGCGAGAATCAAATTCTCGCTTTTCTATTATTTTTAGTATTCTGGAGCCAATTCTAATTCCAAACCTTCTAAATCTTCAGTAATTGGAATCTGACATCCTAAACGGCTATTAGATTTTACATAAAATGCTTCCGAAAGCATTGCTTCTTCATCATCTCCCATTTCTGGTAATGCAACGTCATTTAGAACATAACATTGGCAAGAAGCGCACATTGCCATTCCGCCGCAAGTTCCTTCAACAGGAAGTTCGTATGCTTTGCATAACTCCATTATATTCATTGCCATATCAGTAGGAGCCTGTAATTCGTGTATAACTCCTTCTCGATCTTTAATCTTGATTAATACATCCATTTTAAATTATTGGAATTTTATTTTAGAATTTGAAAACGTGCTCAAATTCTGTAATTAATTTTAAATTTTTCGATTACTGTTTTGGGCTTTTTATAATGCGATAATGATGAAAAAGATATTTTGATGTTTATGTAAACATCAGAAATTCTTACCGATTCGCTGTAAAAACATTAGTCGAAAAAAACAATCTGGTTTATTACATAATATTTACCACAGTTTCAATCTGTGGCGCATATTTTTTTATTGTTGTTTCAACTCCTGCTTTCAGTGTCATTTGATTTACGCTGCAGCTAATACAAGCCCCTTCCAAACGAACTTTTACATGTTTGTCATCTTCGATAGAAATTAATGAAATATCTCCACCATCAGATTTTAAAAATGGTCTTATCTCGTCTAAGGCCAATAAAACATTATTTGTTAATTCTTCTGTTGTCATAATATTTAATGTGTAAATTATGAAAATGTGACAATTAGAAAATTATCTAATTGACAGATTATCTCATTATCTAATTTTTCTTAACTGCCGAACAACCCGCCATTGTTGTAATTTTGATGGCTTCTGTTGCTGGTAAGCTTTCGTTTCTGTTTACTGTTTCTTGCACCACATTTCTTGTGATTTCTTCGAAAACTTTTTCTATTGGAGAAGCTGTTTGTAATGCAGCCGGACGACCGTAATCTCCTGCTTCACGAATAGATTGAACAATTGGAACTTCTCCTAAAAACGGAACGTCTAAGTCTTGAGCAAGGTTTTTAGCACCTTCTTGTCCAAAGATATAGTATTTGTTTTCAGGCAATTCTTCTGGTGTAAAGTACGCCATATTTTCGATAATTCCCAAAACAGGAACATTGATATTATCCTGCATGAACATTGCAACTCCTTTTTTAGCATCTGCAAGAGCTACAGCTTGCGGAGTACTTACTACAACAGCTCCAGTAATTGGAAGTGACTGCATGATAGATAAGTGAATATCTCCAGTTCCAGGAGGTAAATCAAGTAACATAAAATCTAATTCTCCCCAATCTGCATCAAAAATCATTTGGTTTAAAGCTTTTGCAGCCATTGGACCTCTCCAGATTACGGCTTGACTTGGAGCTGTAAAAAATCCGATTGAAAGCATTTTGATTTCATAACTTTCGATAGGTTTCATTTTTGATTTTCCATCGACAGTAATAGAAACTGGTTTTTCGTTTTCAACATCAAACATAATTGGCATCGAAGGACCGTAAATATCAGCATCTAAAACCCCAACTTTAAAACCCATTTTTGCAAGTGTAACAGCTAAATTTGCTGTAACGGTAGATTTTCCTACTCCTCCTTTTCCAGAAGCAACTGCAATAATATTTTTGATTCCAGGAATTGCGCGACCTTTTATTTCAGGTTTTTCTGGAGATTCTACTTTAATGTTTACTTTAACTTTTGCGTCAGGCGATATTAATTCGTGAATTGTTTTTTTGATATCGTCTTCGGCTCTTTTTTTAATGTGCATTGCAGGTGTGTGCAATACAAGGTCTACTACAGCTTCATCTCCAAATGTAATAACATTGGTTACAGCGCCGCTTTCAACCATATTTTTTCCTTCTCCAGCAATAGTAATTGATTCTAAAGCTTTAAGAATTTCTTTTCTATCTAATTTCATTGTAATGGGCTATTTTTCTATTCGCAGAATCCTGTTTTTAAAGATTATACTTATTTAAACCGAATTCAGGGTGCAAAGATAACAGATTAAGTTCGGAATTAAGCGATTTTAAATTGTAATTATTGATAGAGAGATTATTCAAAATTATGTAAGATCATTTTTAAAGTACTTTTTGAGGTTCAATTGATTATATGATGAAAAGGTTTTTTCTGAATTGGCTTTAATTTTTTGAAAAATAAAGATTAATTTTTGTCAAAATTTTCTGTTTTTTAGCGCTAAAATCTCACAAATCTTGTGTATATTTGATTGCCCAAATCGATGATTTCCAGATGAAAAAAAGAATACGAAAACTTGTTTTTCTAGAAGTGTTTTTTGGGTTTTCGATATTTTTTTGAAGTTATTTTCTTTCACTTAAACTTTAGAAATATGCGAAATTTTACTTTTTCTACTATTATTATTGCGATTAGCTTTTTGATGTTTTCGTTTAACTCATTTCCTGAGAAAACTAAAATGAAAGAAACAGCTAAAAATGCTTTTATTATTACGATAGACGCAACTTCTATAAATGCGTTTTTTAAAAAATATCCTAAACTAAAAAAGTATCAGAAAGAGGTTGAAGATGTTTACAAAGCAAAACAATACAAATCTATTTGGTATGATGATGATAAGATAACCGAATTTGGGGCATTATTATACCAGAAAGTAAACGTGCTGAAAGATCAGGGAATAGACAGTAAGATGCCTTATAAAGAAATAATCGATCAAGCCTTTAACGAAAGCGATAATATTGATCCGCCGCAGATGGATACAGAACTTCTGCTTACAAGTATGTACATTTTTTATGCGAGTAATGTTTATTCTGGTGTAGATCCTGCAACTTTAAAAAAAATAGGTTGGTATTTGCCTGCTAAAAGTATTTCGTATTCTAAAATTTTAGATTCTTTAATTGTCGATACAAACAGATTGAATGAAGATGACAATCTTTTATTTAGCCAATATTACAAATTGAAAGATGCTTTAAAAAAATATCGCAAAATAGAAACCGATAATCTTTGGCAAAAAATAACAATAGATAGCGCAACCTTTAAAGAATTAAGACCCGATGACACAGCCGTGGCGATTAAGCAAATTAGAAATCGTTTGTATGTTACGGGAGATTTGAAGCAGGATTCTAAAAGCAATGTTTATGATGAAGAACTGATGGCTGGAATTTTAAATTATAAAAAAAGATATAATCTAAAATTGAATTATGTTATAACGAGAGATCATATCAATCAGTTTAACGAGCCAATTAGCAAGAGAATAAAAACGATAATGCTGAATATGGAAAGATGCAGATGGATTCCGACCAATTTGTCTAAAGCAAGTGAATATGTAATGGTTAATATTCCGTCGTTTAGAATGTTTTATGTGAAAGATGGACAATACGCACTCGTTTCGGATATTTTTGTCGGCAATAGATTGAGCGAAACTGTGATATTTAGCGGTATGATGGATCGAATCGTTTTTAGTCCGTATTGGTATGTGCCGAACAGCATTATTCAAAATGAATTAAAACTACAGATGGCAAGAGATAAAAACTATCTGGCAGAAAATAATATGGAATGGAATGGAGGCAAAGTGAGACAAAAACCTGGCCCTAAAAATTCATTAGGATTGGTGAAATTTATGTTTCCAAATCCGAATGATATTTACATGCATGATACGCCTGCAAAAAGTTTGTTCGAGTTTGAAAAACGTACTTTTAGTCATGGATGCATAAATGTAAAAGAAGCAAAGAATCTTGCGCTAGCGATTTTAAAAGACGATCCAGATTGGCCAGCAGATAAAATTGACAAAGCGATGAGTGGCGAAAAAGAAACAACTTGTATGCTTAAAAATAAAATTCCGGTTTATATTGGCTATTTTACAGCTTGGGTTCAGGATAATGGTGAAGTTAATTTTTTTCCAGACGTTTACGATAGAGATGAAAGTTTAGATAAACTTCTTTATTCTGATGCTGTAACAATGAATTGAAAATAAAAGCCCGGCAGACTTAACTGAAATCTGCCGGGCTTCTTAAAAAAAAATGGTCTACAAGCTTATTCGTATTTTAAATATTTTAAAACGTCAATTTTAGTTACTTGATATGCCTTTGTTAGTACAATTATTAATGTTAGAATTACTAAAGAAATAAGTGCGACTGTAAACGGCACAACAGAAATATTAATTCTGAAAGCAAAATCCTCAAGCCATTTTTGCAATAAAATATAAGCAGGTACTATTCCGATAGCGAATCCCATAAAACAGAAAACGATATATTGTTTCGACAATTCTTTTAGCAAAATATCTGTTTCCGCACCCAGCGTTTTTCTAATTGCAATTTCTTTCAATCTTCTCTCCATCGAAAATGATGCCAAAGCGAACAATCCGAACACAGCAATTATAATTACAACTAAATTTAAGATAAAAAATAGGTTTTTTTGTTTGATTTGTTCTTCATAAGTTCTTGCAAATCCTTTGTTAACAAATTCGTAATCAAAAGGATAGTCTGGATTTACATTTTTCTCCCAATAAGATTTCAATTTTTCTAACGTTTCTGTTAAATTATTTGGAGAAACCTTTACGAGCACATTATTAAAGTTATTCCACTTTAAAGTTTTCAAGTTGATAAAAACCATTGGAGGTATTTTATTTTGAAGTCCCATTAAATTGAAATCTTTTACAACTCCTACAATTTTAAATTTTAAATTTCCTTTTTCATTTCCCCAGCCAGAACTTATAATAGTATTTACAGGATTTTTAAGCCCTAAATTTTTAACTAAAGCTTCATTTACAAGCCAATTTTCTATAGTGTCAGATGCAAATTGTGGAGACAAATCTCGACCTTCAACAATTTTAATTTTCATCATATCCAAAAAGCCAAAATCCATTTCGATGTTTTTAGGCTGTACAAAAATGCCTTTGTGAGAGAATCCAGAACTTGAACCGCTGTTGTTTCCAAAAGTACCTGCAAAAGTAGAAACCTCTACAACTCCAGATATTTTCTGTATTTCTTGTTTAGCGGTTAAATATTCTTGCGTTCTTTTGCTTCTGTCTGGGGTATTAAAAGGAATCGAAATTACCTGATCACCTTTAAAACCAAGATCTTTATTTATCATATAATCTACTTGCGAATTTACAATTAGCGCGCCGATGATAAAGAATGCTGCGATTCCGAATTGAAAAATAAGCATAGAGTTACGAATCCAGATACCGCTTTTGCTCCTAGAAAAATTACCTTTTAAAACTTTTAAAGTTTCGAAATTTGAGATATAAATGGCAGGGAAAATACCAGCAAGAATGATTACTAATCCAAATATAAAAATGAGCTGCAGGTAAAATTCACTGCCATTCATAGTCAAATTTTTCTTTAAAAATGTATTGTAATATGGTAAAGAAAGTTCGACAATTGCCAAGGCAAACAAAATCGCTAGCGTAACAATTATAGCAGTTTCAAAAATAAATTGTCTAACAATTTGATTTTTTGAAGCTCCGACAATTTTACGAACTCCAACTTCTTTAGCACGTTTGATTGCCGATGCAGTTGCTAGATTAATATAGTTAACCAATGATAAAACTAAAATAAGGATAGATAAACCAGCCATGATGTATAATAGCTTCAAATTACCAATTCCTTCAGGAAAATTTTGACCATTAGAGCTTTTTGTACCATGTAAACGAGCTGTTTTTAATTGGTCAATAATAACTGTAATTTCACCATTTTCTTTTACATATTGCTCTACCGTTTGTCCATTTTCTTTGGCATCTTTTACTGTTCGGTTTACAAAATTTACATTTTGCATTTTCTTTAAAACAGCATCTGGATCTGCACCGTCTTTAATTTTTACTAATAAACCGTAATTGAAATTTCCCCAGCTATTTGCGTCGCTTTCTCTTTTGATACCGCTAAAAACATAAGATGGTTCAATAGATGAAGGTTCTGTAATATGATAAATAGCCTTTACAGTGAAAGTTAAGCTATTGAATGATATAGATTTACCGATAGGATTCTCATCCTTAAAAAGAAGTTTTGCTTGTAAATCAGAAATAGCAACACTGTTTTTTTCTTTTAGAATGTTTTGCTTTGCACCATTTACGATTTCAAAAGGAAAGAAGTCAAAGAAATTCTCATCTGAAATCATGATATCTTTCACAAGTAATTTTCGTCCTTGATATTTGATGATATCTTCGTCATACCAACTATTAAAAAAGCACACTTTTTCTATTTCCGGAATAGTAGTTTTACAAGTTTCTCCAAACGGAATCGAATTTGATGCCCAAGTATCTCCAGTGGCTCCAATTTTATTTAAGACTTGATAAATCTTTTCTTTTCCAGGGTTCCATTGATCATAAGAGTGTTCGTTGTTCCAATAAAGAATGGCGAAAATAACAGATGCAATTCCGATGCTTAATCCAAGAACATTTAGAAGAGAAAAAAGTTTGCTCTGTTTTAAATGATAAATAAATATTTTAAACCAGTTAAAAATCATGGTGTTTGTTTTTAGTTAAATGAGTTTTAAATTGTAAAGATTTTTTTAAAGCATTGTAAAAATTTTGCAGACAAATTCTACCAGAACTACGAGTGCAGTAACAATAATTTTAATCATGATTTCTTTATTTAGCGTCCATAAAAACATCAACATTTCTCTGATTTAATTTCTCAGAAAATATAACTCCGTCTTTCATATGAATCGTTCTTTGCGAAAAAGAAGCATCATAATCAGAGTGGGTAACCATCAAGATTGTAGCGCCTTTAGCGTGCAAATCGGTTAAAAGTTCCATTACTTCATTACCGTTTTTACTATCTAAGTTTCCAGTAGGCTCATCGGCAAGAATAATTTTCGGATCATTTACTAAAGCTCTTGCAACGGCAACTCTTTGCTGTTGTCCTCCAGAAAGCTGTTGCGGAAAATGTTTCAAACGATGAGAAATATTTAATTTTTCTGCAATGGCTTCAATTTTCTGTTTTCTTTCAGAAGCTTTTACGTTGTTATAAAGAAGAGGCAATTCGATATTATCGTAAACAGAAAGCTCGTCGATTAGGTTGAAGTTTTGAAAAATAAAACCAATGTTTTCTTTTCT encodes the following:
- a CDS encoding ABC transporter permease, which translates into the protein MIFNWFKIFIYHLKQSKLFSLLNVLGLSIGIASVIFAILYWNNEHSYDQWNPGKEKIYQVLNKIGATGDTWASNSIPFGETCKTTIPEIEKVCFFNSWYDEDIIKYQGRKLLVKDIMISDENFFDFFPFEIVNGAKQNILKEKNSVAISDLQAKLLFKDENPIGKSISFNSLTFTVKAIYHITEPSSIEPSYVFSGIKRESDANSWGNFNYGLLVKIKDGADPDAVLKKMQNVNFVNRTVKDAKENGQTVEQYVKENGEITVIIDQLKTARLHGTKSSNGQNFPEGIGNLKLLYIMAGLSILILVLSLVNYINLATASAIKRAKEVGVRKIVGASKNQIVRQFIFETAIIVTLAILFALAIVELSLPYYNTFLKKNLTMNGSEFYLQLIFIFGLVIILAGIFPAIYISNFETLKVLKGNFSRSKSGIWIRNSMLIFQFGIAAFFIIGALIVNSQVDYMINKDLGFKGDQVISIPFNTPDRSKRTQEYLTAKQEIQKISGVVEVSTFAGTFGNNSGSSSGFSHKGIFVQPKNIEMDFGFLDMMKIKIVEGRDLSPQFASDTIENWLVNEALVKNLGLKNPVNTIISSGWGNEKGNLKFKIVGVVKDFNLMGLQNKIPPMVFINLKTLKWNNFNNVLVKVSPNNLTETLEKLKSYWEKNVNPDYPFDYEFVNKGFARTYEEQIKQKNLFFILNLVVIIIAVFGLFALASFSMERRLKEIAIRKTLGAETDILLKELSKQYIVFCFMGFAIGIVPAYILLQKWLEDFAFRINISVVPFTVALISLVILTLIIVLTKAYQVTKIDVLKYLKYE
- a CDS encoding ABC transporter ATP-binding protein yields the protein MITIQNLTKVFRTEEIETAALSGINLEIKKGDFLTIMGPSGCGKSTLLNIIGLLDSANDGSYKLLDQEMIGLKEKGRAQVRKENIGFIFQNFNLIDELSVYDNIELPLLYNNVKASERKQKIEAIAEKLNISHRLKHFPQQLSGGQQQRVAVARALVNDPKIILADEPTGNLDSKNGNEVMELLTDLHAKGATILMVTHSDYDASFSQRTIHMKDGVIFSEKLNQRNVDVFMDAK